One Serratia liquefaciens genomic window, CTCAGCAATCCTTCTTATATACCCCGTCGTCTTTCAAGCCATCGGGGATGGGTTAGTGCGTGGGTCGGGATGGCCGACACGTTTTTCAGAGTCAGAGGTAATGATGACAGAGATGATTTCCGTCACGGTGTTGCTGTTTTTAATCATGGATCCGCTGGGCAATTTGCCGATTTTCATGTCGGTACTCAAACATCTGGAACCGCGCCGACGCCGGGTGGTGGTGATCCGCGAACTGCTGATCGCCCTGTTGTTGATGCTGATTTTCCTGTTCGCCGGCGAGAAAATTCTGGCGTTTCTTAACCTGCGAACCGAAACCGTGTCCATTTCCGGCGGGATTATTCTGTTTCTGATCGCCATCAAGATGATTTTCCCTACGCAGGAGGGCAACAGCAGCGGGCTTTCCGCCGGGGAAGAGCCCTTCCTGGTGCCGCTGGCGATCCCGTTGGTCGCCGGGCCTTCGATTCTGGCGGCGCTGATGCTGCTCTCGCACCAGTATCCGAACCAGATTTCGCACCTGGTGGTGGCATTGCTGATTGCCTGGGGCATTTCCGCCGCTATCTTGCTGATGTCGGATCTGTTCCTGCGCCTGCTGGGCAGTAAAGGGGTAAGCGCATTGGAAAGGTTGATGGGGCTGATTCTGGTGATGCTGTCGACCCAGATGTTCCTGGACGGCGTGCGGGCCTACATGAAGTTGTAGTGAATAAACGGGCGCCTGTGCGGCGCCGGCTTAGGGTGGCAGCCCGGATTACTGGGCTGCAACATGCCGAATATAGGCAAGGGTATCGGCGACTACGCCATCCAGCGGCTGATCGATATCAATCGCCTGCACATCCGGCTCCTGTGCGCCCGGCTCTTCCAGGGTGGCAAATTGGGAAACCAGCATCTGCGGCTTGAAGAAATGGCCTTTGCGCTGCTTCAGCCGCTCTTCAATCACCGCCTTGTCACCCTTCAGATAAATGAAATGCAGGTTGCGGTTGCCTTCACGCAGGCGGTCGCGATAGCTTTTTTTCAACGCCGAGCACACCAACAGGGAAACGTCGTTGGTGCGTTCCATGGCAAAAATAGCGTCATTCAATGCGGCCAACCACGGGGCGCGATCGTTATCGTCCAGCGCATGCCCGGCGGCCATTTTGTTGATGTTGGCGCGCGGGTGCAGGTAGTCTCCGTCCAGCATCGCGGCATGAGCTTCATGGGCAACGGCGCTGGCTACGGCAGATTTTCCGCTGCCTGAAACGCCCATCAAAATAAATACGTGGTGCTGTGGATTACTCATAATGTCATGCCCTTACGGAGTCAGATGTACGTTCTGGCAACGGGTTACGCCGCCTGCGCCATCAAATGCGCCCCAAACTCAAAATAATGTCCGACACCCCACGGGGTGCCGGATAACCTCGTTATTCCCTGCGCATTTCAAGCGGCAGCCAACGCTGCGTCAGCCTGAAAGGCGGCGGGAATATTAGACCACCGTCGCCAGCAGCAAACACCCTACCAGGCCGCAGACGGAAATGATGGTTTCCAGCACCGACCAGGACTTGATGGTTTCCATGATGCTCAGGTTGAAATACTCTTTGAACAACCAGAAACCTGGATCGTTGACGTGAGAGAAAATCACGCTGCCTGAACCGACTGCGATCACCATCAGCTCCGGGCTGACGCCGGTAGTGGCGATCAGCGGGGCCACGATGCCGCCGGCGGTGATCGCCGCCACGGTAGCGGAACCCAGCGCCAGACGCAGCGCAGCCGCAATCGACCAGGCCATCAGAATAGGTGAGACGTTGCTGCCTTCCATCAGAGCGGCAATGTATTTCTCCACGCCGCTGTCGACCAGTACCTGCTTGAACGCACCGCCACCGCCGATGATCAACAGCATCATGGCGATAATTTTGATGGAGTCGGTGATGGTCCCCATCACTTCATCCATAGTACGGCCGCGGTTCAAACCAAAGGTGAAGATAGCGATCAGTACCGCAATCAACGTCGCCATCACCGGATCGCCGAAGAACTCGGCAAAACGCAGCAGGCTATGGCCCTTCGGCAGCACCATTTCTGCTACCGCGCGCAGCGCCATCAGGATCACCGGCACCAATGAGGTGGCAACGCTGATGCCAAAGCTTGGCATTTCCGCTTCGGTGAAGATTTTTGGGTTATACAGACCTTCAGGAACCGGCTTGTCGATGCCTTTCAGGAAGCGGGCATAGACAGGACCGGCCAGGATCACCGTCGGAATGGCCAGCAGCGTGCCATACAGCAGGGTTTTCCCCATATCGGCATGGAAGATGGTGGCGATCGCCGTTGGGCCAGGGTGCGGCGGCAGGAAACCGTGGGTCACCGACAGCGCAGCCGCCATCGGCACGCCGACATACAGCAGCGGCACGCGAGCAGAAGCGGCGATGCTGAAGACCAGCGGCAGCAGCAGCACGAAGCCCACTTCATAGAACAGCGCAAAACCGACGGTAAAACCGGTCAGTACCACCGCCCATTGAATGTATTTTTGACCGAACTTCTCGATTAGCGTAGTGGCGATGCGCTGAGCGCCGCCGCAGTCCGCCAGCAGCTTGCCGAGCATGGCGCCGAAGCCCATGATCAACGCCAGGCTACCCAAGGTGCCGCCCACGCCGGCCTTGATGGAGCCGATCACTTTATCGACTGGCATACCCTGAGCGATACCCACCGCCAGAGCAACCAGAACCAGAGAGATAAAGCCGTTCAGCTTAAAGCGGATCATCAGCAGCAACAGCAGCGCGACGCCGCCTGCAACAATCACTAATGGCATATTTTTTCTCCAACCTTTTTATCGCAGACTCTCTTTACGATAGGCCGTAAAGCGCGCGTTTGTTGTATTTTTAGGCTCTTCCCGGTGTTAGAAGACGAGCTGTAGGTGGTGCTGAGTCAAGGGTTCTATTTCTCCCTGTAGCGACCCTACCGCGCCGCCACAAGGTCATTGACCTCGTTGTTACCGGTATCATGATACCGGTAACAACGGGAGTGCCGGAACCGGGTAA contains:
- the gntK gene encoding gluconokinase, with protein sequence MSNPQHHVFILMGVSGSGKSAVASAVAHEAHAAMLDGDYLHPRANINKMAAGHALDDNDRAPWLAALNDAIFAMERTNDVSLLVCSALKKSYRDRLREGNRNLHFIYLKGDKAVIEERLKQRKGHFFKPQMLVSQFATLEEPGAQEPDVQAIDIDQPLDGVVADTLAYIRHVAAQ
- the gntT gene encoding gluconate transporter produces the protein MPLVIVAGGVALLLLLMIRFKLNGFISLVLVALAVGIAQGMPVDKVIGSIKAGVGGTLGSLALIMGFGAMLGKLLADCGGAQRIATTLIEKFGQKYIQWAVVLTGFTVGFALFYEVGFVLLLPLVFSIAASARVPLLYVGVPMAAALSVTHGFLPPHPGPTAIATIFHADMGKTLLYGTLLAIPTVILAGPVYARFLKGIDKPVPEGLYNPKIFTEAEMPSFGISVATSLVPVILMALRAVAEMVLPKGHSLLRFAEFFGDPVMATLIAVLIAIFTFGLNRGRTMDEVMGTITDSIKIIAMMLLIIGGGGAFKQVLVDSGVEKYIAALMEGSNVSPILMAWSIAAALRLALGSATVAAITAGGIVAPLIATTGVSPELMVIAVGSGSVIFSHVNDPGFWLFKEYFNLSIMETIKSWSVLETIISVCGLVGCLLLATVV
- a CDS encoding YhgN family NAAT transporter; this translates as MTEMISVTVLLFLIMDPLGNLPIFMSVLKHLEPRRRRVVVIRELLIALLLMLIFLFAGEKILAFLNLRTETVSISGGIILFLIAIKMIFPTQEGNSSGLSAGEEPFLVPLAIPLVAGPSILAALMLLSHQYPNQISHLVVALLIAWGISAAILLMSDLFLRLLGSKGVSALERLMGLILVMLSTQMFLDGVRAYMKL